GCCCCGTCGACGGAAAACCCCGCGCCGTCCAACCCTGCGGCTCCTGCCGCCAGGTGCTCCACGAGCTCGGCGGCTCCGGGCTCCTCGTCATCACCCTCGGCCCGCGGATTGCCCGACTGGGCGAGCTGCTACCGCAACCCTTCGGCGAACCGCACCCGTAGCATTACCCGACCCCACGTTAGTTAACAGCGCAACCCACCCTGCCGGAGCGAGTCCAACACGACCGCTCCGTTGCCACGACCGGCGGGACGGCAAGGGCTGAACCTGACCACCTGTCCGGCCTCCAACCAGCGCACTTTACCCTGCGGCCGATCACCAGCCGGACCGCTGTATACCGTCCAGCGCCGCTGAAAACCGTACTAAATCACTGAACACCGTCATCACACATTCGCCGCTTACCGACTCCAACCGAGGAAGAAACCGCCGGGCAGAAACCCGCTTCCGTCTGGCGACCCCCCACCCGTTGAGATCACCACCAACGGAACCCGCTCCACTGCTCCGGTCGGCCGTTGATTTGCGACGGGCTCTTATCGCCCCCTCCCGAACGGCCTTTACAAAATATGACATTGAGCGGCCTTCAGCTTCTGCCGCAAGTACGGTTCCCGACCCGTCAACCGCCACCTGGCTGTTGTTGCTTACTCTTTCGTTGGCGTTAAGCCGCTTGACAGCCCGCCGCCGCCGACAACCCCCAACCCCCCAAAACCCTCGACAGCGGAAAAACTTGCAACCATCCATCTTTACCTACATACTAACTACACCAATCAACCACCCCGACAGCGACATCACCCGGCGGGAACCCGCCGAGCACCCGAGACGTATCATGGACAAGAGCGACACCCAGCCCAAACTCGAAGCCGAGAACCCGCTGGGGGACGACAAGCACCGGAAGACCAAGGGGGACGCTTTGCAGCGGACCGTCACACTTTCGCAGAGCGAGCGCGAGGCCTACGAGAAGTTCGTCGACGAGCACAGCAAAGAGGTCTTCAGCATCGCCATGGTGCTCACCGGCGACTACCACAAGGCCAGCGAGCTGGCCCAGGAAGCCTTCCTCAAGCTCTACCGCTCGCTGAGACACTTCGATCCCGGCCGCTCGCTGCGCAACTGGCTGTTCACCGTGCTGAAGAACCTCTACATCGATTCCTGGCGCCGTGAAAACCGGATGAAAACCACCTCGATCGACGAACCCATCCACCTCGGCGGCGGCTCCAGCGTGCCCTTCCAACTCGAAAGCGAGACCGCCGATCCCGAACAACGCACCGGCTCCCGCGAAGTGGCCCGCATCGTCCGCTCCGCCATCAGCAAGCTGCCCAGCAAGTACGCCATGGCCGTCGCCCTCTGTGACCTCGAAGGCCTGACCTACGAGGAGATCAGCGAGGTGATGGACTGCTCGATCGGCACAGTCCGCTCACGCATCCACCGCGGCCGCAAACTGCTCAAGCAACGCCTGGAACACCTGGCGCCCCAACTCCTGGGTACCACCTAAACCACTGTGAGACCTAAACCGGGGCCTGGATTAGGGGCCTGGATAAACCGGCTGGGTTATAGACCGGGTTTACAAGGGGCTGACGCTCAGGAAAACCGACTCCCACGGGGCCTGGACTCACAGCGACTGAACGGACACGTCACCGGGCCGGCGCCGTAATACCAACCAAGCTTGACCTGACCCCCGCTAGGATGCCCCCGGATCGACGCCGCGCCGGACCAAAGCTACCGAACGACCCCCAACGGCCGGACGTGTTGCCACCCGCTGAAAACCACTCAAAAGCGATCCCTCTTCAAGCAGCGCCTTGATGAAACAGCGATCTGAACGAGCCGCAGACCCCGACCGCTTGCCCGGTACTCCGGCTATCTTGCCCGCCGAAAAAGTGGAAACTACCGCCCCCGCCCCGGCGTAAACCAACCCGAAGAACCCCGGCGAACAGCCGCCTTGACAACCACTCCTTGACAACCACCCCAAGACCCGCTTCCGGTAACAGGAGTTGCCTTGAACTGCTGGCGAGTCAAGAACCTGCTCTCGGCCTTTCTGGATAACGAACTCGACGGCTCGACCACCAAAGCCATCCGCGAGCACCTGGCCGATTGCCCCGCCTGCGCTCAAGAGGCCGAGCACCTGAGCTTCCTCAAGAGCGCCCTGGCCGACCTGCAACATCAGCCCCCGCCCGATCTGGCCCGACGGGTGATGAACCGGGCCTTCAACCCCGTTTCCGAGCGCGTTCAAACCTTCGGCCTGCGCCGCAGTTGGGCCTACGCCCTGGCGGCGGTGGCCTTCGCCGTCGTCGTCGTCGGCGCCCTGGTCTGGGGCTTCGCTCCCTCGGGCGCGGGCGACTCCGCCCAGCTCGACGAAATACCCCTCCTCGGCGCCCTCGGCGGTGAAAGCTCCAGCGCGCTTGCCCTGGACGAGAAGAAAACCGTCAAGACGCCCCTCGAGCACCTCGAGGCCGAGCTGACCCCCCAGCCCAACGAGTACCTGGCCAACCACCTGGCCAACTCCGAGCCCTCCACCCCGACCAGCCAGGACCTCTCCCGCCACGTCATCGCCGACGAGGCC
This is a stretch of genomic DNA from Candidatus Coatesbacteria bacterium. It encodes these proteins:
- a CDS encoding sigma-70 family RNA polymerase sigma factor encodes the protein MDKSDTQPKLEAENPLGDDKHRKTKGDALQRTVTLSQSEREAYEKFVDEHSKEVFSIAMVLTGDYHKASELAQEAFLKLYRSLRHFDPGRSLRNWLFTVLKNLYIDSWRRENRMKTTSIDEPIHLGGGSSVPFQLESETADPEQRTGSREVARIVRSAISKLPSKYAMAVALCDLEGLTYEEISEVMDCSIGTVRSRIHRGRKLLKQRLEHLAPQLLGTT